In Terriglobia bacterium, a single window of DNA contains:
- a CDS encoding M23 family metallopeptidase, which translates to MRKRFYIMLVARNSEGELLKIPVPLHYLYVFIAGALIGMLVITGMAGSYTRMALKAQRYNQLRNEAAGLQKQYKQLEQIAQENELQAQSLSSLAGEVSSLYGLKADPAFQDDDPVSASVQQLYALQKTAMTGAASVGIGMGDLRNASTRDWMRLAAAPTLWPVQGRITGSFGERIDPFSGEGAFHRGVDISSDLGTRVIAPADGVVQYSDLMNGYGRTVLLEHGNGISTLYGHLSGFAVGPGQFVHRGDTVGYVGQSGRSTGPHLHYEVRIFNTPVNPHKYMRFTFTQQVASGSL; encoded by the coding sequence TTGCGGAAACGTTTCTACATCATGCTGGTGGCTCGGAACTCGGAAGGCGAGCTTCTGAAGATTCCCGTCCCACTGCATTATTTATACGTCTTTATTGCCGGGGCTTTGATCGGCATGCTGGTAATTACCGGCATGGCCGGTTCTTATACCCGGATGGCCTTGAAGGCCCAGCGCTACAACCAGCTTCGTAACGAAGCCGCCGGCTTGCAGAAGCAATACAAACAATTGGAACAGATCGCCCAGGAAAACGAACTCCAGGCCCAATCTCTGAGTTCTCTTGCCGGTGAGGTCTCCTCCCTCTACGGGTTGAAAGCGGACCCGGCTTTTCAGGACGATGATCCAGTTTCGGCTTCCGTGCAGCAGCTCTACGCACTGCAGAAAACGGCCATGACCGGAGCAGCTTCCGTGGGTATCGGCATGGGCGATTTGCGCAACGCCAGCACCCGCGATTGGATGCGGCTGGCGGCGGCACCCACGCTGTGGCCGGTTCAGGGACGGATCACCGGATCGTTCGGCGAACGCATTGACCCGTTCAGCGGTGAAGGCGCGTTTCATCGCGGTGTGGATATCTCCAGTGACCTTGGCACCCGCGTCATCGCTCCGGCGGACGGCGTAGTCCAATATTCTGACCTGATGAACGGTTACGGCCGCACCGTCCTGCTGGAACATGGCAACGGCATCAGCACTCTGTACGGGCACTTGTCCGGATTTGCCGTAGGCCCGGGACAGTTCGTGCATCGCGGCGACACGGTAGGCTACGTTGGCCAGAGCGGACGCAGCACCGGCCCGCATCTGCATTACGAAGTCCGCATCTTCAATACGCCCGTGAACCCGCACAAGTACATGCGCTTTACCTTTACCCAGCAGGTGGCCTCAGGATCACTCTAG
- the thiL gene encoding thiamine-phosphate kinase, giving the protein MIKPERQFIASVKRLAQTSANRAVVKGIGDDCAILRIAPRSQLLVTTDLCVENVHFRREWHPAGSVGHRCLARGLSDIAAMGGEPLACFLSIGLPADLPQRWVDDFLRGLLRLARRFGVELAGGDTSAARDITADIIVIGQVLTDKAPTGKALLRSTARPGDRIYVTGELGASAATLKQLYSGKNVKPSTGSRHFYPEPRVEVGSRLRRRGLATAMIDISDGLSVDLAHICQESQVSATIHAASVPIAAGADLELALHGGDDYELLFTAPKGLRLPATIAGVRITEIGSILKRSVKPTIHIIGEDGQARLLKPKGWQHFSKRG; this is encoded by the coding sequence TTGATTAAGCCCGAACGCCAATTCATTGCCAGCGTCAAGAGGCTGGCGCAGACCTCCGCGAACCGCGCGGTGGTCAAGGGCATTGGGGACGATTGCGCCATCCTGCGCATTGCTCCAAGATCGCAGCTGCTGGTGACAACGGACCTTTGCGTCGAGAACGTCCACTTCCGGCGGGAATGGCATCCGGCCGGGAGCGTCGGCCACCGCTGCCTGGCCCGGGGTCTGAGTGACATTGCCGCCATGGGCGGCGAGCCGCTGGCCTGTTTCCTTTCGATTGGCCTGCCTGCCGATTTGCCGCAACGCTGGGTGGACGACTTTCTCCGCGGCCTGCTTCGCCTGGCCCGCAGGTTCGGGGTCGAGCTAGCAGGTGGCGACACCTCGGCCGCGCGCGACATCACTGCCGACATCATCGTCATCGGGCAGGTTTTGACCGACAAAGCCCCAACCGGCAAGGCGCTGCTGCGCTCCACCGCGCGTCCTGGCGACCGTATTTACGTCACCGGGGAGTTGGGCGCGTCCGCGGCGACCCTGAAGCAGCTTTATTCCGGCAAGAACGTGAAACCCAGCACCGGCAGCCGCCATTTTTATCCGGAACCGCGGGTGGAAGTTGGAAGCCGGCTGCGGCGTCGAGGCCTGGCCACCGCCATGATTGACATCAGTGACGGGCTCTCCGTGGACCTTGCGCATATCTGCCAAGAGAGCCAGGTTTCAGCGACGATCCATGCTGCCTCCGTTCCCATCGCTGCCGGAGCAGACCTGGAACTGGCCCTGCACGGTGGCGATGACTACGAGTTGCTGTTTACCGCACCCAAGGGGCTGCGCCTTCCGGCGACCATTGCGGGAGTTCGCATCACCGAGATTGGGAGCATCCTGAAGCGCAGCGTCAAGCCGACAATTCACATCATCGGCGAAGACGGCCAAGCGCGGCTGCTCAAGCCCAAAGGCTGGCAGCATTTCAGCAAGAGGGGCTGA